In Oryza brachyantha chromosome 2, ObraRS2, whole genome shotgun sequence, a single window of DNA contains:
- the LOC102720859 gene encoding uncharacterized protein LOC102720859, which produces MKLVWCPEMASKAYIDGVRALADHDMAAAGADVAELVSAMAGGWNARLVVEAPDSTAPAAAAATTTGLALAAATRRTGGRYALVLPDRDAAAAYGAEAGAASVTAQVVVGEADEAMAGLHGVDLLVVDARRRDAAAVLRAARPGARGMVVVRHGGGRQRAAKDLAASMADGTRVVRSVYLPVGKGVEVLHVGVGKGPSMQNRRGSGSTSRWIRHVDHDTGEEHVFRRQ; this is translated from the coding sequence ATGAAGCTGGTGTGGTGCCCGGAGATGGCGTCCAAGGCGTACATCGACGGCGTCAGGGCGCTGGCCGACCAcgacatggccgccgccggggcggaCGTGGCGGAGCTCGTGTCGGCCATGGCAGGAGGCTGGAACGCGCGGCTCGTCGTCGAGGCGCCGGACTCTACGgctcccgcggcggcggcggccacgaccACGGGCCTCGCGCTGGCCGCAGCCACGCGGCGCACGGGCGGGCGCTACGCTCTCGTGCTGCCGGAcagggacgccgccgcggcctacGGCGCGGAGGCTGGGGCGGCGTCGGTGACGGCCCAAGTCGTCGTCGGGGAGGCGGATGAGGCGATGGCGGGGCTACACGGCGTGGACCTCCTGGTGGTCGACGCGCGGAGgagggacgcggcggcggtgctcaGGGCGGCCAGGCCGGGGGCCAGGGGCATGGTGGTGGTGCGCCACGGTGGCGGGAGGCAGCGCGCCGCCAAGGACCTGGCGGCGTCCATGGCGGACGGGACGCGGGTCGTGCGGTCCGTCTACCTGCCGGTCGGCAAGGGCGTCGAGGTCCTGCACGTTGGCGTCGGCAAGGGGCCCAGCATGCAGAACCGCCGTGGCAGCGGGAGCACCAGCAGGTGGATCCGCCACGTCGACCACGACACCGGCGAGGAGCACGTCTTCCGGCGGCAGTGA